One genomic segment of Paraburkholderia aromaticivorans includes these proteins:
- a CDS encoding sugar ABC transporter permease, which produces MTPDVTSQRADEAVPRGAFGGPQRLQQLFARYKILALLIAVAAIWIFFSVLTHGAFVTPRNLSNLLRQMSITGMLACGMVFVIIAGEIDLSVGSLLGLLGGVAAILDANRHWPLGVTLPVVMLLGVLIGMFNGWWSTYRRVPSFIVGLGGMLAYRGILLGVTGGSTIAPVSDGFVFVGQGYLPRLAGDTLAVVLFLLLAFLTIRQRRNRERYQLRVVPFWQDVVKVVGAGVILAGFVATLDRYGGIPVPVLLLLALLGIFTWIATQTVFGRRIYAVGSNLEATRLSGVNTNRVKLAIFALMGLMCAFGGIVNTARLAAGSPSAGSMGELDAIAACFIGGTSMRGGSGTVYGALIGALVMASLDNGMSMLDVDAYWQMIVKGSILVLAVWIDVVSGSNRR; this is translated from the coding sequence ATGACGCCCGACGTTACTTCCCAACGCGCCGATGAAGCCGTGCCGCGAGGCGCATTCGGCGGTCCGCAGCGACTTCAGCAACTGTTCGCGCGTTACAAGATTCTCGCGCTGCTGATCGCCGTGGCCGCGATCTGGATTTTCTTTTCGGTGCTCACGCACGGCGCGTTCGTCACGCCGCGCAATCTGTCGAATCTGCTGCGGCAGATGTCGATCACCGGCATGCTGGCGTGCGGCATGGTGTTCGTGATCATTGCCGGCGAGATCGATCTGTCGGTGGGATCGCTGCTCGGCTTGCTGGGCGGTGTGGCGGCGATACTCGATGCCAACCGGCACTGGCCGCTTGGCGTCACGTTACCGGTGGTGATGCTGCTCGGCGTGCTGATCGGCATGTTCAACGGCTGGTGGTCGACTTATCGGCGCGTGCCTTCGTTCATTGTCGGGCTCGGCGGCATGCTTGCGTATCGCGGCATTCTGCTCGGCGTGACCGGCGGTTCGACGATTGCGCCGGTCTCAGACGGTTTCGTGTTCGTCGGGCAAGGCTATTTGCCAAGGCTCGCGGGCGATACGCTTGCCGTCGTGCTGTTTCTGCTGCTGGCGTTTCTGACGATACGGCAGCGGCGCAACCGCGAGCGCTATCAGTTGCGCGTGGTGCCGTTCTGGCAGGACGTCGTCAAGGTGGTCGGTGCGGGCGTGATTCTCGCGGGGTTCGTCGCCACGCTCGATCGTTACGGCGGTATTCCGGTGCCGGTTCTGTTGCTGCTCGCGCTGCTGGGTATCTTTACATGGATCGCCACGCAGACCGTATTCGGGCGGCGCATCTACGCGGTCGGTTCGAACCTCGAAGCGACACGGCTCTCGGGCGTGAATACCAACCGTGTGAAACTGGCGATCTTCGCGCTGATGGGGCTGATGTGCGCGTTCGGCGGCATCGTCAATACGGCGCGGCTTGCCGCCGGTTCGCCTTCGGCGGGATCGATGGGCGAACTCGATGCGATCGCCGCGTGCTTTATCGGCGGGACGTCCATGCGCGGCGGCTCCGGCACGGTCTACGGCGCACTGATCGGCGCACTGGTGATGGCGAGCCTCGATAACGGCATGTCGATGCTCGACGTCGATGCGTATTGGCAGATGATCGTGAAGGGCAGCATTCTCGTGCTGGCCGTATGGATCGATGTGGTGTCGGGGTCGAACCGGCGGTGA
- a CDS encoding (2Fe-2S)-binding protein: MGSLNINGRAVAVQADPDMPLLWVLRCELGMTGTKFGCGVGICGACMIHVDGEASFACQTLMSNLHTQKITTIEGLQGPEAQALKAAWIDLDVVQCGYCQSAQLMAACALLKHNPKPTDADIDAAMWHIVCRCGTYPRVRAAIHQAAAKRRPA; this comes from the coding sequence ATGGGATCGCTGAACATCAACGGCCGGGCCGTGGCGGTACAAGCCGACCCCGACATGCCGCTTCTGTGGGTGCTGCGTTGCGAGCTCGGCATGACGGGCACCAAGTTCGGCTGTGGCGTGGGGATTTGTGGCGCGTGCATGATCCATGTGGACGGCGAAGCGAGCTTCGCGTGCCAGACGCTCATGTCGAACCTGCACACGCAGAAGATTACGACCATCGAAGGCTTGCAAGGTCCCGAAGCACAAGCGCTGAAAGCGGCGTGGATCGATCTCGACGTGGTGCAGTGCGGCTATTGCCAGAGCGCGCAACTCATGGCGGCCTGCGCGCTGCTCAAGCACAATCCCAAACCCACCGATGCCGACATCGACGCGGCAATGTGGCACATCGTATGCCGTTGCGGCACGTATCCGCGGGTT
- a CDS encoding xanthine dehydrogenase family protein molybdopterin-binding subunit translates to MLKRRTFLLGGAGAVGVLLVGWSVLPPGQRLTTSMPLPAQGSQVALNGWVKIAADNSVTIMMCKAEMGQGIHTGLAMLLAEELDADWSQVRVEESPIDKIYNSVQNIVDDLPFRPDDDSTIKRGIVWMTRKAVREAGTMMTGGSSSINDLWTPMREAGASARAMLLGAAAAQWKVPAGECRAESGQVLHPSGHKASFGELSSLAAQQPLPRHVALKDPADFKLIGKPVHRIEAPSKINGTARFGIDALPDGLLYASVVMCPTLGGTVARFDATPAAKMPGFIKAVAVAPYNGGTGGVAVIADNPFRAMNAVAAVEVDWHDGPAATLSNAEVDRRLAQALEDGDGHAYYHLGDVDAALSRAARTVSAEYRAPYLAHGAVEPLNCTVQVTDGSATVWVSTQMPALARHHVAKVLGLDPDKVDVQTLLLGGAFGRRLELDFIAQAAAIAREGGGRPVQTLWSRAQDFTHDFYRPACVSRLKAGFDKDGKLLAWQATSASQAIVPESLARYYGVPRIPIDKTTCEGAFDQPYEWPAARVTHKIVELPIPVGFWRSVGHSHQAFFTEGFTDELAVATGQDPIAFRAALLAQHPRHLAVLKRAALLSGWEHALTHAADGAPRARGVALHEAFGSVVAQVAEVSIGPGKRIRVHRVVCVIDCGMPVNPNLIRQQMEGAIVFGLSTALQDEITLVNGQVQEKNFMDFPVVRINDCPVIDTDIMPSQMHPQGVGEPGVPPVAPAVANAVFALTGQRLRSLPLRLA, encoded by the coding sequence ATGTTAAAGCGCAGAACCTTCCTGCTCGGCGGCGCCGGCGCTGTCGGCGTGTTGCTGGTCGGTTGGTCGGTGCTGCCGCCGGGGCAGCGTCTGACCACCTCCATGCCGCTGCCGGCGCAAGGCTCGCAAGTGGCGCTCAACGGCTGGGTCAAGATCGCTGCGGACAACAGCGTGACGATCATGATGTGCAAGGCCGAGATGGGGCAGGGCATTCATACCGGCCTCGCCATGCTGCTCGCCGAGGAGCTGGACGCCGACTGGTCGCAGGTGCGAGTCGAAGAGTCGCCCATCGACAAGATCTACAACAGCGTGCAGAACATCGTCGACGACCTGCCGTTTCGCCCCGACGACGACAGCACGATCAAACGCGGCATCGTCTGGATGACCCGCAAGGCGGTGCGCGAAGCCGGCACGATGATGACGGGCGGTTCATCGAGCATCAACGATCTATGGACGCCCATGCGCGAAGCCGGCGCCTCGGCCCGCGCCATGCTGCTCGGCGCGGCGGCCGCGCAATGGAAAGTGCCGGCCGGTGAATGCCGCGCCGAAAGCGGCCAGGTGTTGCACCCGTCCGGGCATAAGGCAAGCTTCGGCGAACTGTCGTCGCTGGCGGCGCAGCAGCCGCTGCCGCGCCACGTGGCGCTGAAAGATCCCGCCGACTTCAAGCTGATCGGCAAACCGGTACACCGTATCGAAGCGCCATCGAAGATCAACGGCACAGCGCGCTTCGGTATCGACGCGCTGCCCGACGGCCTGCTCTACGCGAGCGTCGTGATGTGCCCGACGCTGGGCGGCACGGTCGCGAGGTTCGATGCCACCCCGGCCGCGAAAATGCCGGGCTTCATCAAGGCGGTCGCCGTGGCGCCCTACAACGGTGGAACCGGCGGCGTCGCGGTGATCGCGGACAACCCGTTTCGGGCGATGAACGCGGTCGCCGCCGTCGAGGTGGATTGGCACGACGGCCCGGCGGCGACGTTGTCGAACGCGGAGGTGGATCGCCGGCTCGCGCAAGCACTGGAGGACGGCGACGGTCACGCCTACTATCATCTGGGCGACGTGGATGCGGCATTGAGCCGCGCCGCGCGCACCGTCAGCGCCGAGTATCGTGCGCCGTATCTCGCGCATGGCGCGGTGGAACCGCTCAACTGTACCGTGCAGGTCACGGACGGCTCGGCGACAGTCTGGGTTTCCACGCAAATGCCCGCGCTCGCGCGGCATCACGTGGCGAAAGTGCTGGGCCTCGACCCCGACAAGGTCGACGTGCAAACGCTTCTATTAGGCGGCGCGTTCGGGCGGCGTCTGGAACTCGACTTCATCGCCCAGGCCGCGGCGATCGCGCGCGAAGGCGGCGGCCGTCCGGTGCAAACCCTCTGGTCGCGCGCCCAGGACTTCACTCACGATTTCTATCGTCCTGCCTGCGTGTCGCGGCTGAAGGCCGGTTTCGACAAAGACGGCAAACTGCTGGCGTGGCAGGCCACGTCGGCGAGTCAGGCGATCGTGCCGGAATCGCTCGCGCGCTACTACGGCGTGCCGCGCATTCCAATCGACAAGACCACATGCGAAGGCGCGTTCGATCAGCCCTATGAATGGCCCGCCGCGCGCGTGACGCACAAGATTGTCGAGTTGCCGATACCGGTCGGGTTCTGGCGCTCGGTGGGTCATTCGCATCAGGCGTTTTTCACGGAGGGCTTCACCGACGAACTCGCCGTGGCTACCGGCCAGGATCCGATTGCGTTTCGCGCCGCGCTGCTCGCGCAGCATCCGCGGCATCTGGCGGTGTTAAAGCGCGCGGCGCTTTTGTCGGGCTGGGAGCATGCGCTGACGCATGCCGCCGACGGCGCGCCCCGCGCGCGCGGCGTCGCGTTGCACGAGGCGTTCGGCAGCGTGGTCGCGCAGGTCGCGGAGGTGTCGATCGGGCCGGGTAAGCGGATTCGCGTGCATCGGGTGGTCTGCGTGATCGATTGCGGCATGCCGGTGAACCCGAATCTGATTCGTCAGCAGATGGAGGGTGCGATCGTGTTCGGTCTCTCCACCGCATTGCAGGACGAAATTACCCTCGTCAACGGTCAGGTGCAGGAGAAGAACTTCATGGATTTCCCGGTCGTGCGAATCAACGATTGCCCGGTCATCGACACGGACATCATGCCGAGCCAGATGCATCCGCAAGGTGTGGGCGAACCGGGTGTGCCACCGGTCGCGCCGGCCGTGGCCAATGCCGTGTTCGCGTTGACCGGCCAGCGCTTGCGCTCGCTGCCGTTGCGGCTTGCGTGA